From the genome of Antennarius striatus isolate MH-2024 chromosome 19, ASM4005453v1, whole genome shotgun sequence, one region includes:
- the pdia6 gene encoding protein disulfide-isomerase A6, which yields MTPLLLGLLGCSLLLPAQGFYSPSDDVVELNPSNFNREVIQSDGLWLVEFYAPWCGHCQNLTPDWKKAATALKGIVKVGAVDADQHKSLGGQYGVRGFPTIKIFGANKNKPEDYQGGRSSQAIVDGAMNALRALVKDRLSGNSGGSGYSRQQQGGGGGDKKDVVELTDDNFDKLVLGGDDVWMVEFFAPWCGHCKNLEPEWAAAATAVKEQTKGKVRLGAVDATVHQAVSSRYGIRGFPTIKIFRKGEEPEDFQGGRSRGDIIEKAMDLFSDNIPPPQLLEILNEDIVKNTCEDSQLCVIAVLPHILDTGAAGRNSYLEVMTAMAEKYKKKMWGWLWTEAGAQMDLEASLGIGGFGYPAMAAINSRKMKFALLRGSFSETGIHEFLRELSVRRGAYDTFGSGSMPKIHAVEPWDGKDGQLPVEEEYDLSDVDLDDYKNTEL from the exons ATGACGCCGCTTTTACTTG GACTGTTGGGCTGCTCGCTGCTGCTTCCTGCCCAGGGTTTCTACTCCCCCAGCGATGATGTGGTGGAGCTCAACCCGTCCAACTTCAACCGGGAGGTGATCCAGAGTGACGGTCTGTGGCTGGTGGAGTTCTACGCTCCCTG GTGTGGTCACTGTCAGAACCTGACTCCTGATTGGAAGAAGGCAGCCACCGCCCTGAAG GGCATCGTGAAGGTCGGGGCAGTCGACGCCGATCAGCACAAGTCCCTAGGGGGTCAGTATGGCGTCAGAGGTTTCCCCACCATCAAGATCTTCGGCGCCAATAAGAACAAGCCAGAGGACTACCAGG gcggGCGCAGCAGCCAGGCCATCGTAGACGGAGCCATGAACGCGTTACGCGCTCTGGTGAAGGACAGGCTGAGCGGTAACTCCGGCGGCTCCGGCTacagcagacagcagcagggcggcggcggcggagacAAGAAGGACGTGGTGGAGCTCACCGACGACAACTTCGACAAGCTGGTGCTGGGGGGCGACGACGTGTGGATGGTGGAGTTCTTCGCCCCCTGGTGTGGGCACTGCAAGAA CCTGGAGCCGGAGTGGGcggccgccgccaccgccgtcAAGGAGCAGACGAAGGGCAAAGTTCGGCTGGGGGCCGTGGACGCCACCGTGCATCAGGCCGTGTCCAGCCGCTACGGG atccgAGGTTTTCCCACCATCAAGATTTTCCGCAAAGGCGAGGAGCCCGAAGATTTCCAGGGAGGGCGTTCCCGCGGCGACATCATCGAGAAAGCTATGGATCTGTTCTCCGATAACATCCCTCCCCCCCAGCTGCTGGAG ATCCTGAACGAAGACATCGTGAAGAACACGTGCGAGGacagtcagctgtgtgtgatCGCCGTGCTGCCGCACATCCTggacacag GCGCCGCCGGCAGGAACAGCTACCTGGAGGTGATGACGGCGATGGCAGAGAAGTACAAGAAGAAGATGTGGGG ctgGCTGTGGACTGAAGCCGGGGCTCAGATGGACCTGGAGGCCTCTCTGGGCATCGGGGGGTTCGGGTACCCCGCCATGGCCGCCATCAACTCCCGCAAGATGAAGTTCGCTCTGCTCAGAGGTTCCTTCAGCGAAACTGGCATCCACGAGTTCCTTAG GGAGCTGTCGGTGCGCCGCGGCGCCTACGACACGTTCGGAAGCGGATCCATGCCCAAGATCCACGCGGTGGAGCCGTGGGACGGCAAAGACGGACAG CTTCCTGTGGAGGAGGAGTACGACCTCAGCGACGTCGACCTGGACGACTACAAGAATACGGAGCTGTGA